One region of Candidatus Poribacteria bacterium genomic DNA includes:
- a CDS encoding tetratricopeptide repeat protein: MTPFKCVFALLILFLTPLTIAAPRYHPEAARLYDAGLRALAHGDQEKARTALEKAVMLDASLADAHCVLGLIYKGAEETPAAAEAFQRAIVADENYIESYYELGDVLLVHLGDTAQATQILQKAIAMDTNHARTRTLLGIAYFRDNLTDAAIRELQHALKLDPTSLTARYTLGNAFLQQEAWQSAIDTLKALIEIDPFHAKAHFSLGTAYRRIGETEVAQRNLQRFEVLSIEEEQLTHLKRFVQLNPTNADPWYRLGRIQLKRQLWAEATQSLERYIALVPQETRGYEALGYVHFQGQNYKQAVAMYQKAIRQKPNVATYRNSLAGAYLMLKQYSEAIAQYQTAIQLKPSEPRFYLNLSKAYELTGAHTEAEKTYQEYERLTSKSTE; the protein is encoded by the coding sequence ATGACCCCATTCAAATGCGTTTTCGCACTCCTGATACTGTTTTTGACCCCGCTTACCATTGCAGCACCGAGATACCATCCCGAAGCGGCACGGTTATATGATGCTGGATTACGCGCGCTCGCTCATGGAGATCAGGAAAAAGCAAGAACCGCTTTAGAGAAAGCCGTTATGCTGGATGCATCGTTGGCGGATGCACACTGCGTTTTGGGTTTGATTTATAAAGGTGCTGAGGAGACCCCTGCCGCGGCTGAAGCGTTCCAACGGGCGATAGTCGCAGACGAAAACTATATTGAGTCGTATTATGAACTGGGTGATGTGCTACTCGTTCACTTAGGCGACACCGCGCAGGCGACACAAATCTTACAGAAAGCAATCGCGATGGATACGAATCATGCACGCACGCGGACCCTATTAGGCATCGCCTATTTTCGTGATAATCTCACCGATGCGGCTATTCGTGAGCTTCAACACGCACTTAAACTCGATCCGACTTCGCTAACGGCACGTTACACACTTGGAAATGCCTTTCTTCAACAGGAAGCGTGGCAATCCGCTATTGATACTCTCAAAGCACTCATTGAAATTGATCCGTTCCACGCGAAGGCACATTTTTCTTTAGGCACCGCCTATCGTCGTATTGGAGAAACAGAAGTCGCACAGCGGAATTTACAACGTTTTGAGGTGCTATCTATTGAGGAAGAACAATTAACCCATCTCAAGCGATTTGTGCAGCTAAACCCTACCAATGCCGATCCGTGGTACCGACTCGGTAGAATCCAATTAAAACGCCAACTCTGGGCTGAGGCAACGCAATCTTTGGAACGTTATATCGCACTCGTCCCGCAAGAAACACGGGGGTATGAAGCACTCGGATACGTTCACTTTCAGGGACAGAACTACAAGCAGGCGGTAGCGATGTACCAGAAAGCAATTCGGCAGAAACCGAACGTTGCCACTTACCGCAACAGCCTTGCCGGTGCTTATTTGATGTTAAAACAGTATTCCGAAGCGATAGCGCAATACCAAACAGCCATTCAGTTAAAACCTTCCGAACCGCGCTTCTATCTCAACCTCTCCAAAGCTTACGAACTCACTGGGGCACACACAGAAGCCGAGAAGACCTATCAAGAATATGAACGTCTCACGTCAAAATCCACGGAATAG
- a CDS encoding LamG domain-containing protein: MKNRAILCVLAVLGLAFIPLQSFAAVDSETAVGVWLFDDGDVSDSSSYGNDGELINGAEVTDGGKWGKALSLDGDDDYVNVANSDSLDSTAEAYTGVAWVKIQRKGDPHGGCCADDHMVIAFTTQWNNILNVFGPGRGGNQGKIEVGSRELNPRWLFGPTVVNDDQWHHLAFTYDGAKKILYVDGEVDIEQDTTGVFGVTGVDVHLGGTPTERQALGLMDEIAVFNVPLEQADIQNLMNDGLGSVLGLTPVTPQGRLTTTWADIKSQ, from the coding sequence ATGAAAAATCGTGCTATACTGTGCGTTTTGGCGGTCCTGGGATTGGCATTCATCCCGCTGCAGAGTTTCGCCGCAGTTGACAGTGAAACCGCTGTCGGTGTCTGGCTTTTTGACGATGGCGATGTTAGTGATTCCAGCAGCTACGGAAACGATGGCGAACTTATAAACGGCGCAGAAGTTACCGATGGCGGCAAGTGGGGCAAAGCACTTAGCCTCGATGGGGACGATGACTACGTCAATGTCGCAAATTCAGATAGTTTAGACAGCACAGCCGAAGCCTACACCGGTGTCGCATGGGTGAAAATCCAAAGAAAAGGCGATCCACACGGTGGCTGCTGCGCAGATGACCACATGGTCATCGCCTTCACAACACAATGGAACAATATCCTGAACGTCTTTGGTCCCGGCAGAGGCGGAAATCAAGGGAAAATCGAAGTCGGTAGCCGTGAACTGAATCCGCGCTGGCTCTTCGGACCCACCGTTGTTAACGACGATCAGTGGCATCACCTCGCTTTCACCTACGACGGTGCGAAGAAAATCCTCTACGTTGATGGTGAAGTTGACATCGAGCAGGATACAACCGGAGTCTTTGGCGTTACAGGTGTTGATGTCCATTTAGGGGGAACACCCACCGAAAGACAAGCACTGGGATTGATGGACGAGATTGCAGTCTTCAATGTGCCACTCGAACAAGCCGATATCCAAAATCTGATGAACGATGGACTTGGCTCTGTGCTCGGTTTAACGCCTGTCACCCCGCAGGGACGGCTCACAACAACGTGGGCAGACATTAAATCACAATAA
- a CDS encoding LamG domain-containing protein, with amino-acid sequence MANLMRVSLIILSLMFAGISAAEFDLKTVAGMWLFDEGKGNTTADFSENGNDGKLENGPKWIKNGQFGSALEFDGNESKGHVVVGDLGLAGALTLVLWAKPSDAADDDRLISNLSGPTNPAFAIRFQSGAVDIWGRAWKPVIPKFDDKKWGHYAFVLDDEGNATGYYNGKEGETVTDTYILTEIGIGATFLHQWGQYYSGQFDDIAFFSVALTEDDINVAMTKGLKSALAVYPAGKLTTTWGNIKTNP; translated from the coding sequence ATGGCGAATTTAATGCGTGTGAGTTTAATTATTCTGAGTCTGATGTTTGCGGGCATCAGTGCTGCCGAATTTGATCTGAAAACCGTTGCCGGGATGTGGCTTTTTGATGAGGGCAAGGGCAATACAACAGCGGATTTCTCTGAAAATGGTAATGATGGGAAACTTGAGAACGGTCCGAAATGGATAAAGAACGGTCAATTCGGATCCGCGCTGGAATTTGATGGAAATGAGAGTAAGGGACATGTCGTTGTCGGGGATTTAGGGTTGGCTGGGGCACTTACATTGGTTTTGTGGGCGAAACCGAGTGACGCCGCCGATGATGATCGGTTAATATCGAATCTCAGTGGACCAACAAATCCAGCTTTCGCAATTCGGTTTCAAAGTGGCGCGGTTGACATTTGGGGTAGGGCGTGGAAACCCGTCATCCCAAAATTTGATGACAAAAAATGGGGACACTATGCGTTTGTATTAGATGATGAAGGAAACGCGACGGGCTATTACAATGGCAAAGAAGGTGAGACGGTTACCGATACCTATATTTTAACGGAAATCGGCATCGGGGCAACTTTTTTGCATCAATGGGGACAATATTATTCCGGTCAGTTTGACGATATCGCGTTTTTCAGTGTCGCGCTCACTGAAGATGACATCAACGTCGCTATGACAAAAGGTCTGAAATCTGCCTTGGCGGTTTACCCAGCGGGCAAATTAACCACCACATGGGGAAATATCAAAACCAATCCTTGA
- a CDS encoding right-handed parallel beta-helix repeat-containing protein, whose translation MEYQVLLTLFVIAALVLAGELSSVPAGEIGGLVGHWDFDDGTGTDLSGNGNHAVLGETKIYSLGEGRACIETMSKTEPMRIPVPENSPLAMSRGTICFWLNTISDRSNILRYNNDGLELNTYRGCFQVRFRGEKDFEYWEGILDYDWHKYDMREWAFYPHVKASIGDSEWHLFAVAYDDKAKQIVGWRDGEQIATIDLSTVNTEPLRQEGLTEIHTGERFVGYLDDLRIYNKPLTDAEVRRIYNETKAIYAGRRDTNPAERRQNTYKYQEIDRTLYKAWLQFDPPATKQHSQDLFKNIVAEGANSTVQMAGSELVQAVESMFGFTPSISETVPVTGPKIILGTVETSNWIRDRAADLQLDRIEGDGFVIKAMEGAIVVAGGIPAGVVFGTFDLIRRIQIGQDPLAFDVLENPQVPIRMVAHWSYFRGLFGDRWRGGGRDDSIFSWEELRTGDTKRIRDWVRMLASCGWNALCPSEINWHYRNNFLDHLDEVEKLADICRDYGIKLYWSPSYLLALDPKTADTLYARVPDFGGYMMKLGSEKQNGDPRPPMTNRIADTLKPYDGKVLVRAFVYGNLRYTPEPYRNLIPYDLFAHEDGNFRDNVVIVPKGSPMDWDLWAPIPALDGAIQKNLYGSELVVDKSWPVSWVKKWKWWFEQDTYRNGPGSLNKFSVDCIMGVSMISPSPAWTKCPLNAVNYYGLGRLAWNPDLTVDEIYTEWIQQTFGDAPDVLETVKTILMILEEVTRKSYNYRGYRGIWLDSSDPGMTENKTPYVVNEDGVGVMTPALRERVLAQYAQGLQKIYGDPLRGEAHLVTFHFTEHDQQLSIGRTLIQDIYANMEEGVEMATQAAELWKMLEGKVDQHRYEYTLKTLVDYAASVRSLTLKKWVTNFEKYTNRKREETLAELTAEALAKVGTYNVRHFGAVADGKSDDAGAINEAITACYTAGGGTVFVPSGVYATGSIHLKSNVTLAVDAGAILMFSNPNPDSLLLVGEDLENVKIYGPGTLDGMGSVCIALKRCKNVEIRNLSVHRGGDSAILAEDCDGTLIDNVNIRTDNDGLTLSESYNVTITDCRIDTVHREYGRPIGGGEAIKVKSEERSSESITVQDCFLTHP comes from the coding sequence ATGGAATATCAAGTACTCCTTACCCTTTTTGTAATAGCGGCACTGGTATTGGCAGGTGAACTCAGTAGTGTACCAGCGGGTGAAATCGGAGGGCTGGTTGGTCATTGGGATTTTGACGACGGAACGGGGACCGACCTCTCTGGGAATGGGAACCACGCCGTGCTGGGTGAAACAAAGATTTATTCGCTCGGTGAAGGACGTGCCTGTATTGAAACAATGTCCAAGACCGAACCGATGCGGATTCCGGTGCCTGAGAATTCTCCACTTGCGATGTCGCGCGGCACAATCTGTTTTTGGCTAAATACGATATCGGATAGGTCCAACATTCTCAGGTATAACAACGATGGTCTCGAACTTAACACCTATCGTGGCTGTTTCCAGGTGCGTTTCCGTGGTGAAAAGGATTTTGAATACTGGGAAGGGATTCTCGACTATGACTGGCACAAGTACGACATGCGCGAATGGGCGTTCTATCCGCATGTGAAAGCCTCCATCGGCGATTCCGAATGGCATCTGTTTGCGGTTGCCTACGACGACAAAGCGAAGCAAATCGTGGGATGGCGGGATGGCGAACAGATCGCAACAATTGATTTATCAACAGTTAATACAGAGCCGCTGCGTCAAGAGGGTTTAACGGAGATTCACACGGGTGAACGCTTTGTCGGTTATCTCGACGATTTGCGCATCTATAACAAGCCACTCACCGATGCTGAAGTCCGTCGGATTTACAATGAGACCAAAGCCATTTATGCGGGAAGACGGGATACGAATCCGGCTGAAAGAAGGCAGAACACTTACAAGTACCAAGAAATAGACAGGACACTCTACAAGGCGTGGTTACAGTTCGATCCGCCTGCTACAAAACAACACAGTCAGGATTTATTCAAAAACATTGTTGCTGAGGGAGCGAATTCGACTGTTCAGATGGCTGGTTCTGAGTTAGTCCAGGCGGTAGAATCCATGTTCGGCTTCACGCCTTCCATTTCGGAGACTGTCCCTGTCACTGGACCGAAGATTATTCTCGGTACAGTTGAAACCTCCAACTGGATCCGCGATCGTGCTGCAGACCTCCAACTGGATCGAATCGAAGGTGATGGGTTCGTCATCAAGGCAATGGAAGGAGCGATTGTTGTTGCCGGAGGAATACCCGCGGGGGTTGTTTTCGGTACCTTCGACCTGATTCGCCGCATCCAGATTGGACAGGATCCGCTCGCATTTGATGTGCTGGAAAATCCGCAAGTGCCTATCCGTATGGTGGCACACTGGTCGTATTTCCGCGGACTTTTCGGGGACAGATGGCGCGGTGGTGGCAGAGACGATTCAATTTTCAGCTGGGAAGAGTTGCGGACTGGCGATACCAAACGCATCCGAGATTGGGTGCGCATGTTGGCATCGTGCGGTTGGAATGCGCTTTGTCCGAGTGAAATTAACTGGCATTATCGCAACAATTTTCTGGATCATCTCGATGAGGTCGAAAAACTCGCTGACATCTGCCGAGACTACGGTATCAAACTTTATTGGAGTCCGAGTTATCTCCTTGCACTCGACCCTAAAACCGCTGATACCCTCTATGCCCGCGTGCCTGACTTCGGTGGATACATGATGAAACTCGGTTCAGAGAAACAGAACGGCGATCCGCGCCCTCCGATGACGAACCGGATTGCGGATACACTAAAGCCGTATGATGGGAAGGTACTTGTGCGCGCGTTCGTCTACGGCAATCTGCGATACACACCTGAACCCTACCGAAATTTGATTCCGTATGATTTATTCGCACACGAGGATGGTAATTTCCGAGACAACGTTGTTATAGTCCCGAAAGGCAGCCCCATGGATTGGGATCTGTGGGCACCAATACCAGCGCTTGATGGTGCGATTCAGAAAAACCTATATGGAAGTGAACTCGTCGTTGACAAGAGTTGGCCCGTCTCTTGGGTCAAAAAGTGGAAATGGTGGTTTGAACAAGACACGTATCGCAATGGACCGGGGAGCCTGAACAAATTCAGTGTGGACTGCATCATGGGGGTGTCCATGATCTCGCCCTCACCGGCGTGGACGAAATGTCCATTGAACGCCGTGAACTATTATGGACTCGGACGACTCGCTTGGAACCCAGACCTGACGGTAGATGAGATTTACACGGAATGGATTCAGCAGACATTTGGCGATGCTCCAGATGTACTTGAAACAGTCAAGACTATCCTGATGATCCTTGAAGAGGTGACGCGTAAGTCCTACAACTATCGTGGGTACCGCGGTATATGGCTTGATTCCTCCGACCCCGGTATGACGGAAAACAAGACCCCTTATGTCGTCAATGAAGACGGTGTAGGTGTTATGACACCTGCGTTGCGTGAGCGCGTGTTAGCACAGTATGCCCAAGGGCTTCAAAAAATATATGGAGATCCGTTGCGCGGGGAGGCACACCTCGTTACCTTCCACTTCACAGAACACGATCAGCAACTTTCTATCGGCAGAACCCTCATCCAAGACATCTACGCCAACATGGAAGAGGGTGTTGAGATGGCAACGCAGGCAGCTGAACTCTGGAAAATGCTTGAAGGCAAAGTAGACCAGCATAGATATGAATACACGCTAAAAACGCTGGTGGACTATGCCGCATCTGTCCGCAGCCTCACCCTTAAGAAATGGGTCACGAACTTTGAGAAGTATACCAATAGAAAACGCGAGGAAACACTCGCAGAACTGACTGCGGAAGCACTTGCGAAAGTTGGCACATATAACGTGCGGCATTTCGGTGCTGTTGCCGATGGAAAATCAGATGATGCAGGCGCGATCAACGAAGCCATTACAGCCTGCTATACTGCTGGGGGTGGGACAGTCTTCGTGCCGTCAGGTGTCTATGCAACGGGTTCTATCCATCTGAAAAGCAACGTTACGCTCGCGGTTGACGCAGGGGCGATCCTTATGTTTTCCAACCCTAATCCAGATTCCTTATTGCTTGTTGGAGAGGACTTGGAAAACGTGAAAATATACGGTCCTGGGACCCTTGATGGCATGGGTAGCGTATGTATCGCCTTGAAACGCTGTAAAAATGTGGAAATCCGAAACTTGAGTGTCCATAGAGGCGGCGATTCCGCGATTCTGGCTGAAGATTGTGACGGAACGCTTATCGACAACGTGAACATCCGGACGGATAACGATGGGCTTACGCTTTCTGAGTCTTACAACGTAACGATTACCGACTGTCGTATCGATACGGTGCACCGCGAATATGGGAGACCTATCGGAGGCGGCGAAGCAATCAAAGTCAAGAGCGAAGAACGCTCGTCCGAAAGCATCACCGTTCAAGATTGCTTCCTTACACATCCGTAG
- a CDS encoding Rieske (2Fe-2S) protein: protein MRTSTFTPEEAGAGTINFEPVPVETMDQTDLDYHQLCRADEFQDLEGKPFHVNGTHMAVFKYQDKYYAIDNRCPHMGYPMSKGSIRDGVLICHWHHWEFDLKSGGCFQAFGDDLKAFPVELRDDGYLYVGLAKGEREAAKRRVIDRGKRALERGLKDRSTFFIAKAVTALRDAGAAPNEIIHQGLHYGAHKSSEGWSSGVAILTLAANLWDDVDPKDHNLFLVHGLSQISRRTTGSSRPYRAPFPAMGEEHDLETLMRWFRYFIDKRHSGAAERILLTLNNRGYDKSVIADFVFTAATDFYFTGDGHALDFANKMFEALDYVEWEGAHEILRPIVVDLVSRTRHEETSRWADAVPVLEPVFERLDSIWKDNQANKAKLDISAFTQTLLGDDFEPTVVEVEEKLRAGVNPRDICRAMTYASAIRTARFHLKNEGDWHDVANIYSYAHALYHAFEYSPSANLLRGIFHGVVFLAYLRWLNMPAARIPRPGQRIPDETYDSSDKMLERLQEFADFQKVYEAEILVNQYLEEGHEIAPLKQALAHILLREDAELHMFQVLEVAFRHYELAVDREEQRMHLLAATRYITAQKLMKNILWSTENAERLARGELLSERDDD, encoded by the coding sequence GTGCGTACTTCAACCTTTACACCCGAAGAAGCCGGTGCCGGGACTATTAATTTTGAACCAGTACCCGTGGAGACGATGGATCAAACCGATCTTGACTATCATCAACTCTGTCGCGCTGATGAGTTCCAAGACTTGGAAGGCAAACCGTTCCACGTCAACGGCACACACATGGCTGTTTTCAAATACCAAGATAAATATTACGCAATTGATAATCGGTGCCCACACATGGGGTATCCTATGTCCAAAGGCAGCATCCGAGATGGTGTCCTGATTTGTCATTGGCACCACTGGGAATTTGACCTCAAATCCGGTGGTTGCTTTCAGGCTTTCGGCGATGATCTGAAAGCGTTTCCCGTCGAACTCCGCGATGATGGCTATCTGTATGTTGGATTAGCAAAGGGTGAGCGAGAAGCAGCAAAACGACGCGTCATTGACCGTGGCAAACGGGCACTTGAGCGAGGGCTCAAAGACCGTAGCACCTTCTTTATCGCGAAAGCTGTCACCGCCCTTCGGGACGCAGGCGCAGCACCGAACGAAATTATTCACCAAGGACTCCACTACGGCGCACATAAGAGTAGCGAGGGGTGGTCGTCTGGTGTCGCTATCCTCACTTTAGCGGCGAATTTGTGGGACGATGTAGACCCAAAAGACCATAACCTCTTCCTTGTACACGGCTTGAGTCAAATTAGCCGTCGAACGACAGGAAGTTCTCGCCCCTATCGCGCACCGTTTCCCGCAATGGGTGAGGAGCACGACCTTGAAACACTCATGCGGTGGTTCCGCTACTTTATAGATAAACGGCACTCAGGTGCAGCCGAGCGTATCTTGTTGACGCTTAATAACCGAGGCTACGATAAATCGGTGATTGCGGATTTTGTCTTCACTGCAGCGACCGATTTCTACTTTACAGGCGATGGACACGCCCTCGATTTTGCCAACAAGATGTTCGAGGCGTTGGATTATGTCGAATGGGAAGGCGCACACGAAATCTTACGTCCGATTGTTGTCGATCTCGTGAGCCGAACTCGTCATGAGGAGACCTCGCGTTGGGCAGATGCCGTGCCTGTCTTAGAACCCGTCTTTGAGCGGCTTGATAGTATCTGGAAAGACAACCAAGCCAACAAAGCGAAACTCGATATTTCAGCGTTTACACAGACACTTCTCGGTGACGATTTCGAGCCGACTGTCGTTGAAGTCGAAGAAAAACTGCGTGCCGGTGTGAATCCGAGAGACATCTGCCGTGCGATGACCTATGCTTCTGCAATTCGGACGGCTCGTTTTCATCTGAAGAACGAAGGCGATTGGCACGATGTCGCGAACATTTACTCGTATGCTCATGCGCTTTACCACGCTTTTGAGTATTCACCGAGTGCCAACCTACTACGCGGTATTTTTCACGGTGTCGTTTTCTTGGCATATCTGCGTTGGTTGAACATGCCTGCCGCCCGCATACCAAGACCAGGGCAGCGGATACCTGATGAAACCTATGATTCTTCTGATAAAATGCTGGAGAGGCTACAAGAGTTTGCGGACTTCCAGAAGGTCTATGAAGCAGAAATTCTGGTGAACCAATATCTGGAAGAAGGGCATGAGATTGCGCCATTGAAACAAGCACTCGCGCACATCCTGCTCCGCGAGGATGCAGAACTGCACATGTTTCAGGTGCTGGAAGTGGCATTCCGGCATTACGAGTTAGCGGTTGATCGCGAAGAGCAACGGATGCACTTATTGGCAGCGACCCGTTACATCACAGCACAGAAGCTGATGAAGAACATCTTGTGGTCTACCGAGAACGCAGAGCGTCTCGCGCGGGGTGAGTTATTGAGTGAACGCGACGATGATTGA
- a CDS encoding sigma-70 family RNA polymerase sigma factor: MIDNDVQLIRRILSGDDEAFSILMRKHQKGVHALLWRKIGDFQTAEEITQDTFIQVYKKLGTLEDPNRFDGWLYVIANRLCINWIKRNKAKTDRLNMQSLEETLPEEVEKASHFHQRETEATNRRQNLVKTLLEKLPESERTVVTLYYLGEMTAKEIGKFLGVSVNTIKSRLRRARKRLQEEETLVRETLSGVQLSDNLTENVMRHIADLSPTPTPPAKKPLLPWVAFGSAVALVILFGIGGQYRLRFQQPYSFDAQSEPTIELVDEPIYLEIVAKPAVRNQIGRTIIPSKNSGTGMQPSQTTLTTNAWDDEASQLSNSQWTQSIGPKGGIVFNIFEATDGTIYAAAKTGLYRLTPNATWVLINTNIPTGQYRVPMTEHQGILYTVSVDEVLASGDGGETWDALGPRPKGVANGLIVTAETQKYDPKAPVTLYIALQEQGIFRSTDAGQHWTPINNELTGKRIFTIAVVGNTLFAGTNQGLYRLSSSNWQQLITDASGAVYALTVEKNNLYVGMAPDVVYSESTKSFPEIPRTIEVLQKRIFHSPDIGDSWTEITPTDESGVINLESAIQVLAAGKTLFVLGVAEFRSTDGGKTWTHLRSNISSLGTPRFPSVAIDENTFYKADAFGISRTTDAGESWHPYVDGMTGPAMYDLIALNHRLYMHIGRDLVRSTDGGETWESVHFNTHEHTHKLDTDFYNNVKLTIADNVLYAISIQENKPSIFRTFPAGEELIPIHGVPPFEAELAPDNDSASYMWHLLREKNTKIGAFVVDGETFYAEYNHRLFKWKPGTPEWIDTEFVGISPKFALAVSGETIYAGKTNGKLFQSFDSGDSWKDITSTLPIRFAHFKEIIFAGSTICIATDKGVLISKTGEHWQVITDKNQMPTVIGKFAVDGTTLYGVGDSGTYRLDAHSEWELLSADVPDNILSLVVSNDRLYVGTHNHGMFHISLKERMDIANSF, from the coding sequence GAAAACAGACAGGTTGAATATGCAATCCTTAGAGGAGACACTTCCAGAAGAGGTAGAAAAGGCTTCCCATTTCCATCAACGTGAAACTGAAGCCACAAATCGTCGCCAGAATCTCGTCAAAACGCTTCTGGAGAAACTTCCAGAGAGTGAACGCACCGTCGTGACGCTCTACTACCTCGGCGAAATGACGGCGAAGGAGATAGGTAAATTTTTAGGCGTGTCGGTGAATACAATTAAGAGCCGACTCCGGCGCGCACGCAAGCGTCTACAAGAAGAGGAAACGCTGGTGCGCGAAACGCTGAGCGGCGTGCAATTGTCTGACAATCTCACTGAGAACGTCATGCGACACATTGCCGACCTGAGCCCGACACCAACACCACCGGCAAAAAAACCGCTACTCCCTTGGGTAGCCTTCGGTTCTGCAGTGGCATTAGTAATACTCTTTGGCATCGGCGGTCAATACCGCCTCCGGTTCCAGCAGCCATATAGTTTTGACGCACAATCTGAACCTACCATTGAACTCGTTGATGAGCCTATCTACCTTGAGATTGTCGCAAAACCCGCGGTGCGGAATCAGATCGGCAGAACAATTATCCCCAGTAAAAACAGCGGTACCGGCATGCAACCCTCGCAGACCACCCTCACAACAAACGCGTGGGACGACGAGGCCTCCCAACTTTCGAATTCACAGTGGACACAGTCAATCGGACCCAAAGGCGGTATCGTCTTTAACATCTTTGAAGCTACTGACGGAACAATCTATGCTGCCGCAAAAACGGGACTCTATAGATTGACCCCCAACGCGACATGGGTGCTTATTAACACCAATATCCCCACCGGACAGTACCGAGTGCCTATGACAGAACACCAAGGTATCCTTTATACTGTTTCCGTTGATGAGGTGCTCGCTTCAGGAGATGGCGGTGAAACGTGGGATGCTCTCGGACCGCGTCCGAAAGGGGTCGCGAATGGACTCATCGTCACAGCGGAAACCCAAAAATACGACCCGAAAGCACCTGTAACGTTGTATATTGCCCTTCAAGAGCAAGGAATCTTTCGATCTACTGATGCCGGTCAGCACTGGACACCCATAAACAACGAATTGACAGGGAAACGGATTTTTACAATCGCTGTAGTGGGAAACACCCTATTCGCTGGCACAAACCAAGGCCTCTATCGTCTCAGTTCGAGCAACTGGCAGCAATTGATCACTGACGCATCCGGTGCCGTTTACGCCTTGACCGTTGAGAAAAATAACCTCTACGTTGGAATGGCACCTGATGTTGTCTACTCGGAATCCACTAAATCATTTCCAGAGATACCAAGGACCATTGAAGTATTACAGAAAAGGATCTTCCACTCACCAGATATTGGAGACTCATGGACTGAAATAACACCTACGGATGAATCTGGCGTCATAAACTTAGAATCCGCTATACAGGTCCTCGCTGCAGGTAAAACCCTCTTCGTCCTCGGAGTAGCCGAATTTCGATCCACCGATGGTGGAAAAACTTGGACCCACCTCAGATCTAACATCAGTTCACTTGGCACACCGAGATTTCCATCTGTTGCTATCGATGAAAATACATTTTACAAGGCAGATGCATTTGGGATCAGCCGCACAACCGATGCTGGTGAGTCTTGGCACCCGTATGTAGACGGAATGACAGGTCCCGCAATGTACGACTTGATTGCCCTAAATCATAGACTCTATATGCATATCGGCAGAGACCTTGTCCGGTCAACGGATGGCGGTGAGACTTGGGAAAGTGTTCACTTCAATACCCACGAGCACACACACAAATTGGATACAGATTTTTATAACAACGTAAAGTTAACCATCGCCGATAACGTCCTCTACGCCATTTCGATTCAGGAGAACAAACCGAGTATCTTCCGCACATTTCCTGCCGGTGAAGAACTCATCCCGATTCATGGGGTCCCCCCTTTTGAAGCTGAGCTAGCACCAGACAATGACTCTGCCTCATATATGTGGCATCTACTGAGGGAAAAAAATACGAAAATCGGAGCCTTCGTCGTCGATGGTGAAACATTTTACGCTGAATACAATCACCGGCTTTTCAAGTGGAAACCTGGCACTCCGGAATGGATAGACACAGAATTCGTTGGTATCAGTCCCAAATTTGCATTGGCGGTTTCTGGGGAAACCATCTACGCCGGTAAGACGAATGGAAAATTGTTTCAATCCTTTGACAGCGGAGACAGTTGGAAAGACATCACGTCAACGCTACCGATCCGCTTTGCGCATTTCAAGGAGATTATCTTCGCGGGTTCAACAATTTGTATCGCAACCGACAAAGGTGTCTTGATCTCAAAAACTGGAGAACACTGGCAAGTCATCACTGATAAAAACCAGATGCCCACCGTCATAGGCAAATTCGCTGTAGACGGCACGACACTCTATGGGGTCGGTGATAGTGGTACCTATCGATTAGATGCTCACAGCGAGTGGGAATTGCTTTCTGCAGACGTTCCCGATAATATTCTATCACTCGTTGTCAGTAACGATCGACTTTACGTCGGAACCCATAACCATGGCATGTTCCACATCTCACTTAAGGAGCGAATGGATATAGCCAACTCGTTCTAA